CTATAATTGTTTTTCCTGTGTTTTCTTTGAATATCTTTCTTATATAGGAGTAACTTATACCAATACAACTAGCCATACCTTCAAAATCTATATCTTTATGATAGTTACTCTTAATATATCCTTCTATTATATCCATATATTCTAGACTCTCATCTGCAGATTTCTTTTTATATGAAATTATACGAGAATAAAAATCTACTAGTAACAACCCTATATCCTCTAGTGTCTCCTTTGAAGATAATTTCTGATAAATATTATAGCCGCTTCCATAAATATAACTTATATTAGTATTATCATCCACAAGATATTTTATTGTACTACCTATAAGCTGATTAAAAATTTGTGTAATATTATCATATGATATCTCTTCCATAGCTTTTATTTCTTCAATCATAGTTTTAACTTCCTTATCGATATCCACCATAGATCCTGCATTTAAGTAGTTAAAAATATGTTTTTCAGTATTATACGGATAAAAATATTTGTATTCCTCACCTAAAGATGATTTCCATTTAATTACACTTCCATAACCGTATAAAATTTTACGTTTTATAGCTTCGTTAGCTTCAAAATATGATAATCGTATTCCTGTTTTTTCACTATGACATCCCCCAATTCCAACCGAAATTGTATTGTCCATTACTTTTAATATTTCACCTTGTACTTCTTTAAACAAGTCTTCTACTATTTTATACGTTCCATCTTTATTGAAAACCTCCATATTAATAATTACTGCAATTTTACTAACATCAAATAACACACTTGCATTTACATAAGTTTTGTTTATTACTCCTTCACACACGTTAATAATTAACATCTTTAAATAGTATTGCTGCTCCTGTGAATATTTCGCCAAAAATTCATCAAATCTATCAATTAAAATTATTACACAAATAAAATTTTCATAGAAAAAATCGTATTCAACTTGATTTTCAGAGTTAATGTATTTCTGTAAGTTTCCTTTAATTAGATCTAAAATATACCCCTGTTTTAAGTCTTTCTTATTATTCTCTAATATCCCATACATTGCATCCTCTTCTCTTGCCATGGAACTAAAAGCATTAGACAGAAGTTTCATTTCATCTTCTTTTAAATCAGTCCCTTTATTTCTTGCTTTAACGTCTTGAACTAACTTATTAAGAGGGTTATAAAGTTTTTTCGCAACTATATAACAAAATCCTAGGCCTAAAACTATAATAGAAATAATAATTAAAATGATTTCTGTTGATAACTTATTTGCCTTTTCCATAAGGTTTGCAAGAGGATAAATCCCTACATAAATCCAATCATTAAATTGTGACTTATAATATGTAATAACTTTTTTTTCATTATCCACATTATCAATCATATACCCACTTACTTTATCAAAACTTAATATATTTTTTACATACTTTGTGCTAGAAATATTAGTTCTTACTAAGGACTTATCTTTATGTGAAATTATATTTCCTTTAGTATCTGTTATATAAATATAACCATCTCCTGA
This window of the Clostridium estertheticum genome carries:
- a CDS encoding helix-turn-helix domain-containing protein; amino-acid sequence: MNKLSVNRFPMIVKFFLAFTLFLVIPLIITGIIFNYTMISYSENEIGSTAEVNLKTINNINVLFSTSILKDVARISQSDVLNNLSSVENYNNIKSDVNNVVKVTQVYTLLNEVLASNYRITTIYVYIDGADYIITSNRGTVEMSKFNDIQWIKPYKEARSINLEPHWIGNRIISDRNPQTAVLQNENSNTAPVISYVYPLAPINSKVDGAIVVNMYEDELSKLINNRDISGDGYIYITDTKGNIISHKDKSLVRTNISSTKYVKNILSFDKVSGYMIDNVDNEKKVITYYKSQFNDWIYVGIYPLANLMEKANKLSTEIILIIISIIVLGLGFCYIVAKKLYNPLNKLVQDVKARNKGTDLKEDEMKLLSNAFSSMAREEDAMYGILENNKKDLKQGYILDLIKGNLQKYINSENQVEYDFFYENFICVIILIDRFDEFLAKYSQEQQYYLKMLIINVCEGVINKTYVNASVLFDVSKIAVIINMEVFNKDGTYKIVEDLFKEVQGEILKVMDNTISVGIGGCHSEKTGIRLSYFEANEAIKRKILYGYGSVIKWKSSLGEEYKYFYPYNTEKHIFNYLNAGSMVDIDKEVKTMIEEIKAMEEISYDNITQIFNQLIGSTIKYLVDDNTNISYIYGSGYNIYQKLSSKETLEDIGLLLVDFYSRIISYKKKSADESLEYMDIIEGYIKSNYHKDIDFEGMASCIGISYSYIRKIFKENTGKTIIEYTNRLRINEAKVHLRDTDKSLPEIASCIGYNNNQSLSRFFKKYEGITPGEYRTLNLKNCAK